The following nucleotide sequence is from Vidua chalybeata isolate OUT-0048 chromosome 18, bVidCha1 merged haplotype, whole genome shotgun sequence.
ccctgctcaCAGTTTCAGATGGAGAAAGAGGGGATGGTTTGTTTCACTCCAGTTTCTACTGTGAAGCTGCATCTGTCCTCTCTTTAAAATAGTGAATACAGGTATTGGATATGGGAACATTGCAGCAAAAGAGGCTCCTGTATGACCAAGCCATGCAGAAAATGGGGAAGGGACAGAGCAGGTTCGACTGTCAGAAGTGAAGAAGTGTTTTGTAGAGCACAGTGGATGCCTTGAAGCTGAGGGGTGAGGAGGGAGAGGCGAGTGGGACGTGCTCAGTACCTGGTTGAAATCCCCGAAGTACAAGTTTCCTTCTGTGAattcttttcccagggaaacGTTCAAGGTGACTTCAGCGTTGTCGTAGTGAGAGCTCAGGTCCAGGTCCTCGTGCAGGGAGTACTTGACCACAAAAGCTTTGTGGCTGTCCAGGCAGGCCCCGCCCAGCTCCGGGTACAGCAGGGCCGTGATGGGCAGGAGCCGCTCCCGCAGCGGCGTCAGGAAAGGCTCGTCCATGCCCAGCTCGTTCAGCAAAACCTGTGCCG
It contains:
- the OGFOD2 gene encoding 2-oxoglutarate and iron-dependent oxygenase domain-containing protein 2 isoform X1 — encoded protein: MSAGRPFRGCACFFTDNIFVGRFGLHVRYRDGPQLRRDHGRALRERGCRSEEQFRDVLREVEAEVQRRKQLTHQSAEHRAIISKCYKPKHPEVYTLQDSFLAPEFLEIERFCTSPGADLQGLLSYLESFSDKRIYRLPVFTEQFCQALVDELENFEQSDMPKGRPNTMNNYGVLLNELGMDEPFLTPLRERLLPITALLYPELGGACLDSHKAFVVKYSLHEDLDLSSHYDNAEVTLNVSLGKEFTEGNLYFGDFNQVLSTSHSPLPPHPSASRHPLCSTKHFFTSDSRTCSVPSPFSAWLGHTGASFAAMFPYPIPVFTILKRGQMQLHSRNWSETNHPLFLHLKL